The Austwickia sp. genome includes a region encoding these proteins:
- a CDS encoding AAA family ATPase → MTGPAPTNRLADALDALVAAGEGAGLDAPSARAEGLALSAAVLETGGPSGAPAGWAAAVGRTVGEFFENAPRGRRYAAGATPLLAGLAGQAGQAAAKAYASALAEVAVAACTVDGAPVTAVGKATVSGQAQLAAAGVAAGPVNLPREGAPPVTPPMAPPGDGSGVAAGGVGGSGGTPGAAGSARFPGRDPFDLSDLPNAGAIPGLDKAQLDARSVLGQLSALQEATRDVLRRGFPNPFGAGTADEPLTTNPSGAMAPNAQVTNGQPVDGPPVNSQPADGVPAPAQPADGTAPATPAEPPEPEKSLDELMAELDELIGLAAVKKEIHRQVALLKIEAKREKAGLKSAALTRHLVFVGNPGTGKTTVARLVGGIYRALGLLAKGQLVEVDRSELVAGYLGQTAQKTIEVTKSALGGVLFIDEAYTLKGDQYAQEAVDTIVKEMEDHRDDLVVIVAGYPEPMAEFIEQNPGLASRFRTTITFEDYTDDEITDILKSLAAKNDYDLAPEAVTRFREILAATPRGDGFGNGRFARNTLEEAIGRHAWRLRDEEDPSLEQLRTIERIDLEDRPDGELPPIAPLPSEDDAAAPAGAESPAEVPDAGELPDESEPPDSAAMPDPAATSDPAEPTTPTDDGGRP, encoded by the coding sequence ATGACCGGCCCCGCCCCCACGAACCGGCTCGCCGACGCCCTGGACGCGCTGGTCGCGGCGGGCGAAGGGGCCGGGCTCGACGCCCCGTCCGCGCGCGCGGAGGGGCTCGCCCTGTCGGCGGCCGTGCTGGAGACCGGCGGCCCGAGCGGCGCGCCCGCGGGCTGGGCGGCGGCGGTGGGCCGCACGGTGGGCGAGTTCTTCGAGAACGCGCCGCGGGGACGGCGCTACGCGGCCGGGGCCACCCCGCTGCTCGCGGGGCTGGCGGGGCAAGCGGGCCAGGCGGCGGCGAAGGCGTACGCGTCGGCGCTTGCCGAGGTCGCGGTCGCCGCCTGCACGGTCGACGGGGCCCCGGTCACCGCAGTCGGCAAGGCGACAGTGTCGGGCCAGGCCCAGCTCGCGGCCGCGGGCGTCGCGGCGGGGCCGGTGAATCTCCCACGCGAGGGCGCTCCGCCGGTGACCCCGCCCATGGCTCCCCCGGGCGACGGGAGCGGTGTGGCTGCCGGTGGCGTGGGTGGCAGCGGCGGTACGCCGGGTGCCGCTGGATCGGCGCGGTTCCCGGGCCGGGATCCCTTCGACCTGTCCGACCTGCCCAACGCGGGGGCGATCCCCGGCCTGGACAAGGCGCAGCTCGATGCCCGCTCGGTGCTCGGCCAGCTCAGCGCGCTGCAGGAAGCGACCCGCGACGTGCTCCGGCGCGGATTCCCGAACCCGTTCGGCGCGGGGACGGCCGATGAACCGCTCACGACCAACCCTTCGGGTGCCATGGCACCCAATGCGCAGGTCACGAACGGTCAGCCTGTGGATGGTCCGCCTGTGAATAGTCAGCCCGCGGACGGCGTACCGGCGCCCGCCCAACCCGCGGACGGGACCGCCCCGGCGACCCCGGCCGAGCCCCCCGAGCCCGAGAAGTCCCTCGACGAGCTGATGGCCGAGCTGGACGAGCTCATCGGGCTGGCGGCGGTCAAGAAGGAGATCCACCGGCAGGTCGCGCTGCTCAAGATCGAGGCCAAGCGCGAGAAGGCCGGGCTAAAGTCCGCGGCGCTCACTCGGCACCTGGTCTTCGTCGGCAACCCCGGCACGGGCAAGACGACGGTCGCGCGGCTGGTCGGCGGCATCTACCGGGCGCTGGGGCTGCTCGCCAAGGGCCAGCTCGTCGAGGTGGACCGGTCCGAGCTGGTGGCCGGCTACCTCGGCCAGACCGCCCAGAAGACCATCGAGGTCACCAAATCGGCGCTGGGCGGGGTGCTGTTCATCGACGAGGCGTACACGCTCAAGGGCGACCAGTACGCCCAGGAGGCCGTGGACACCATCGTCAAAGAGATGGAGGATCACCGCGACGACCTGGTGGTGATCGTGGCGGGGTACCCGGAGCCGATGGCCGAGTTCATCGAGCAGAACCCGGGTCTGGCGAGCCGGTTCCGCACGACGATCACGTTCGAGGATTACACCGACGACGAGATCACCGACATCCTGAAGTCGCTGGCGGCGAAGAACGACTACGACCTCGCCCCGGAGGCGGTGACCCGGTTCCGCGAGATCCTCGCCGCCACGCCGCGCGGCGACGGGTTCGGCAACGGGCGGTTCGCCCGCAACACCCTCGAAGAGGCGATCGGCCGGCACGCCTGGCGCCTGCGCGACGAGGAGGATCCCAGCCTGGAGCAGCTGCGCACCATCGAGCGGATCGACCTCGAGGACCGCCCCGACGGCGAGCTGCCCCCCATCGCGCCCCTGCCCAGCGAGGACGATGCGGCAGCCCCAGCAGGCGCCGAGTCCCCGGCCGAGGTGCCTGACGCGGGCGAGCTGCCGGACGAGAGTGAGCCGCCGGACTCGGCAGCGATGCCGGACCCGGCAGCGACATCCGACCCGGCGGAGCCCACCACACCGACCGACGACGGGGGCCGCCCGTGA
- a CDS encoding toxic anion resistance protein — translation MTQPLQPPPGMAATAPSVLTLEAPPPAQAVTATAAPKMAPAVDPAVAPQLDQKVESFLTGLNAAATKSPEFEARAADIRTMGDVDIRQAAESSNRLLKSPVKALQEGGVSKESKVGKTLVDLRRTVEDLDPGKAKGARKILGMIPMGDKLTDYFRKYESAQSHLDGILHALRSGQDELAKDNAALNMEKQQLWTTMGRLNQYVYIAERLDAKLAAQAAELDMTDPEKAKALREDVLFYVRQKHQDLLTQLAVSIQNYLAIDIVIKNNLELIKGVDRATTTTVSALRTAIIVAQALNNQKLVLEQITALNQTTSNLIESTSVMLRDNSVKIQEQAASATIGLPQLQAAFSNIYQTMDAIDQFRVQALDSMAQTIGVLETEVAKSQTYLDRVQKHDMRLGSGALDLGGRSPR, via the coding sequence ATGACCCAACCGCTGCAGCCGCCGCCCGGCATGGCCGCCACGGCCCCCTCGGTGCTCACGCTCGAGGCGCCCCCGCCGGCCCAGGCCGTCACCGCGACCGCCGCGCCGAAGATGGCCCCCGCCGTCGACCCCGCCGTGGCCCCGCAGCTGGACCAGAAGGTCGAGTCCTTCCTCACCGGGCTCAACGCCGCAGCGACGAAGAGCCCCGAGTTCGAGGCGCGCGCCGCCGACATCCGCACCATGGGCGACGTCGACATCCGCCAGGCGGCCGAGAGCTCGAACCGGCTGCTGAAGTCGCCGGTCAAGGCCCTGCAGGAGGGCGGCGTCTCCAAGGAGAGCAAGGTCGGCAAGACGCTGGTCGACCTGCGGCGTACGGTCGAGGACCTCGACCCCGGCAAGGCCAAGGGCGCGCGCAAGATCCTCGGGATGATCCCGATGGGCGACAAGCTGACCGACTACTTCCGCAAGTACGAGTCGGCGCAGTCCCACCTCGACGGGATCCTGCACGCGCTGCGCTCCGGCCAGGACGAGCTCGCCAAGGACAACGCCGCCCTCAACATGGAGAAGCAGCAGCTCTGGACGACGATGGGGCGGCTGAACCAGTACGTCTACATCGCCGAGCGCCTCGACGCCAAGCTCGCCGCCCAGGCCGCCGAGCTGGACATGACCGACCCGGAGAAGGCGAAGGCGCTGCGCGAGGACGTCCTGTTCTATGTGCGGCAGAAGCACCAGGACCTGCTGACGCAGCTGGCCGTCTCGATTCAGAACTATCTGGCGATCGACATCGTCATCAAGAACAACTTGGAGCTCATCAAGGGCGTCGACCGGGCGACCACCACGACGGTCTCGGCGCTGCGCACGGCGATCATCGTGGCCCAGGCGCTGAACAACCAGAAGCTGGTGCTGGAGCAGATCACCGCGCTGAACCAGACGACGAGCAACCTCATCGAGTCGACCTCGGTCATGCTTCGGGACAACTCCGTGAAGATCCAGGAGCAGGCGGCCTCGGCGACGATCGGGCTGCCGCAGCTGCAGGCGGCGTTCTCGAATATCTACCAGACCATGGACGCGATCGATCAGTTCCGGGTGCAGGCGCTGGACTCGATGGCGCAGACCATCGGCGTCCTGGAGACCGAGGTCGCCAAGAGCCAGACGTATCTCGACCGGGTGCAGAAGCACGACATGCGACTCGGCAGCGGCGCGCTCGACCTCGGCGGCCGGTCGCCGCGCTGA
- a CDS encoding AI-2E family transporter, with translation MDPREPIEKTRGLRLPRFLRPREEHAPPPHQGPATAPEDALRYAAAIAGRLLIVIAFFYVLLLLLNQISLVTITITVAIMLSAILRPLVNSAVHAGFPRPLAAPVVFLLGVGSIGIAMWFVVSQITANMDTITTRLQEASAAILGWLQNGPAHMSPEQANNAYTDLAGRLTNARGDLASGALATATSVVGIITGSILCLFALLFLLLDDGTIWNWVVGLFPSREQPRILVAGAVAWRTLVAYMRSTIVLALINALTMVPIMMFAAMDLVVPLAVLLFIGSLIPMIGMLAAGAVLMLVALVMQGPVTALVMGIALFLVIQLEGNLLNPYILGKAVSIHPLAILATVTGGTLVGGPFGAFVAVPFVAIINNVLTAVRGSAAEQGAAAPAPEMVRAGSVVEEAMEETGGSTTAHGAPGVPASSGPPAHLPPAKTGPGSGKTAAGGPGHPEAGAGEGGAASGVIGEVAR, from the coding sequence GTGGACCCCCGGGAGCCGATCGAGAAGACCCGAGGCCTTCGGCTGCCGCGGTTCCTGCGCCCCCGCGAAGAGCACGCGCCGCCGCCGCACCAGGGCCCCGCGACCGCCCCGGAAGACGCGCTGCGTTATGCGGCCGCGATCGCCGGCCGACTGCTGATCGTCATCGCGTTCTTCTATGTCCTGCTCCTGCTCCTCAACCAGATCAGCCTGGTCACGATCACGATCACCGTCGCGATCATGCTCAGCGCCATCCTTCGCCCGCTGGTGAATTCGGCCGTCCACGCGGGATTTCCGCGACCGTTGGCCGCGCCCGTCGTGTTCCTGCTCGGGGTGGGCTCGATCGGCATCGCGATGTGGTTCGTCGTCAGCCAGATCACGGCCAACATGGACACGATCACCACCCGCCTACAGGAGGCGAGCGCGGCGATCCTCGGCTGGCTGCAGAACGGCCCGGCGCACATGTCCCCCGAGCAGGCCAACAACGCCTATACCGATCTCGCGGGCCGGCTGACCAACGCCCGCGGCGACCTCGCGTCGGGCGCGTTGGCGACGGCGACCAGCGTCGTCGGCATCATCACCGGGTCGATCCTGTGCCTGTTCGCCCTGCTCTTCCTGCTGCTCGACGACGGCACCATCTGGAACTGGGTGGTCGGCCTGTTCCCGAGCCGGGAGCAGCCGCGCATCCTCGTCGCCGGCGCCGTCGCCTGGCGCACGCTCGTCGCCTACATGCGCAGCACGATCGTGCTGGCCCTCATCAACGCGCTCACGATGGTCCCGATCATGATGTTCGCCGCGATGGACCTCGTGGTGCCGCTGGCGGTGCTGCTGTTCATCGGGTCGCTGATCCCCATGATCGGCATGCTCGCGGCCGGGGCGGTCCTCATGCTGGTCGCGCTGGTCATGCAGGGGCCCGTCACGGCACTGGTCATGGGGATCGCGCTGTTCCTCGTGATTCAGCTGGAGGGCAACCTGCTCAACCCGTACATCCTCGGCAAGGCCGTCAGCATCCACCCGCTCGCGATCCTCGCCACCGTCACGGGCGGCACCCTCGTGGGGGGACCGTTCGGGGCCTTCGTCGCCGTACCGTTCGTCGCCATCATCAACAACGTGCTCACCGCCGTGCGGGGCTCCGCGGCCGAACAGGGCGCGGCCGCGCCGGCGCCGGAGATGGTCCGCGCCGGGTCGGTGGTCGAGGAGGCGATGGAGGAGACCGGGGGATCCACGACAGCGCACGGTGCGCCCGGCGTACCGGCCTCCTCCGGGCCGCCCGCACACCTCCCCCCGGCCAAGACCGGCCCGGGGTCGGGGAAGACCGCCGCCGGCGGGCCCGGGCATCCCGAGGCCGGGGCGGGCGAGGGCGGAGCCGCTTCGGGGGTCATCGGCGAGGTCGCGCGCTGA
- a CDS encoding CBS domain-containing protein, translating to MLVREIMTAPAYSVHEGDELDGALRLLAERKITAIPVVDDEHHVIGVLSEVDLLRRAVEPDTRAHATPLHEGPPLPKSIGEIMTRDPRTTTEGADVSDLIDLFITTSFKSLPVVRAGKLVGVVSRSDVVRALWRTDDDLRDDLVAAFHDYGQDHWHITVQHGVVEVAGVGNAMERDVANAIARSVLGVRRVHVVVVEPD from the coding sequence ATGCTCGTCCGCGAGATCATGACCGCGCCGGCTTACAGCGTCCACGAGGGCGACGAGCTTGACGGGGCGCTTCGACTACTCGCGGAACGCAAGATCACCGCGATCCCGGTGGTGGACGACGAGCACCACGTGATCGGCGTGCTCTCGGAGGTGGATCTGCTTCGTCGCGCGGTCGAGCCGGACACCCGGGCCCACGCGACGCCCCTGCACGAGGGACCGCCACTGCCCAAGAGCATCGGCGAGATCATGACGCGGGATCCGCGCACCACCACCGAGGGCGCCGACGTCTCCGACCTCATCGACCTGTTCATCACGACGTCGTTCAAGAGCCTCCCCGTCGTGCGCGCGGGCAAGCTCGTCGGGGTGGTCAGCCGCAGCGACGTCGTCCGCGCGCTGTGGCGCACCGACGACGACCTGCGCGACGACCTGGTGGCCGCGTTCCACGACTATGGGCAGGACCACTGGCACATCACGGTGCAGCACGGCGTGGTCGAGGTGGCCGGCGTCGGCAACGCCATGGAGCGCGACGTGGCGAATGCGATCGCGCGGTCGGTTCTCGGGGTTCGACGCGTCCACGTCGTGGTGGTCGAACCCGACTGA
- a CDS encoding MarR family transcriptional regulator, with the protein MSAAPAIDTTLGPRPATPRRDPLTHLSVPRAFVLEKLGQFAHPTTVADLADACDQHPNTVREHLDALIRAGLVTRTTAPARGRGRPAILYQAEPLDARRPQVREYAVLATAFALEIEATQEDPKAWGQAAGVRRGLGLVTPTGEGAAAAEVATREILVRHHFDPVDAADGTIRLRQCPLLDVARVHTDVVCSLHQGVLTGIYQAHGVAERAMRLTPFALPGCCLIEFPPDPGAGPPVPPAPEPSRRKRRTASRDDAAGPPAAP; encoded by the coding sequence GTGAGCGCTGCACCCGCCATTGACACCACGCTCGGGCCGCGCCCGGCCACGCCGCGCCGGGATCCGTTGACCCATTTGTCCGTGCCCCGGGCGTTCGTGCTCGAGAAGCTTGGGCAATTCGCCCACCCGACCACCGTCGCCGATCTCGCCGACGCCTGTGATCAGCATCCGAACACAGTTCGGGAGCACCTCGACGCGCTGATCCGGGCGGGCCTGGTCACGCGCACCACCGCCCCGGCGCGCGGCCGGGGCCGGCCCGCCATTCTGTACCAGGCCGAGCCGCTCGATGCGCGCCGCCCGCAGGTGCGTGAATACGCCGTCCTGGCCACCGCGTTCGCCCTCGAGATCGAGGCGACCCAGGAGGACCCGAAGGCGTGGGGCCAGGCCGCCGGCGTCCGGCGGGGGCTGGGGCTGGTCACCCCCACGGGCGAAGGAGCGGCCGCGGCTGAGGTCGCCACCCGGGAGATCCTGGTCCGGCACCACTTCGATCCGGTCGACGCCGCGGACGGCACGATCCGGCTGCGCCAGTGCCCGCTGTTGGACGTCGCGCGGGTCCACACCGACGTGGTGTGTTCGCTGCACCAGGGCGTCCTCACCGGGATCTACCAGGCGCACGGGGTCGCGGAGCGCGCCATGCGGCTGACGCCGTTCGCCCTACCCGGCTGCTGTCTGATCGAGTTTCCCCCGGATCCCGGCGCCGGTCCGCCGGTGCCGCCCGCGCCCGAGCCGTCTCGGCGGAAGCGGCGGACGGCCTCTCGGGACGACGCGGCCGGCCCGCCCGCGGCCCCCTGA
- a CDS encoding DUF2249 domain-containing protein has translation MTAVNGEGSATGEVTATGESCGTVPGCDGHGGCGGHGGGSCGHAATGTPMLDARTIDPVIRQSAIFGVLVGLPPAGSVTIVTHEDPAPIADLLHERLPGEYQVSTETSDDDAYRVTFARA, from the coding sequence ATGACTGCCGTGAACGGCGAGGGCAGCGCAACAGGCGAGGTCACGGCGACGGGCGAGTCGTGCGGCACCGTCCCCGGCTGCGACGGACACGGCGGCTGCGGGGGCCATGGCGGAGGCTCGTGCGGCCACGCAGCCACCGGCACGCCGATGCTTGACGCCCGCACCATCGACCCCGTGATCAGGCAGTCTGCGATCTTCGGCGTCCTGGTGGGGCTCCCGCCGGCCGGCTCCGTGACCATCGTCACGCACGAGGACCCGGCCCCGATCGCGGACCTTTTGCACGAGCGACTTCCAGGGGAATACCAGGTCAGCACCGAGACCTCCGACGACGACGCCTACCGGGTGACCTTCGCCCGCGCGTGA
- a CDS encoding response regulator transcription factor, which translates to MTPRVFLVDDHPVVRAGLAALLAGDRVYVVGQAASGEEALAYVPAARPDVVLMDLRLGPGIDGVTATARLLELPEPPAVLILTTYDTDADIIRAVEAGAAGYLLKDAPLEAILGAVEAAARGETVLAPSVAERLVTALRKPPAALSDRELDVLRAVAEGKANRAIARTLFISEATVKTHLVHVFEKLGVDNRTAAVTAARDRGLLP; encoded by the coding sequence ATGACGCCGCGGGTGTTCCTCGTGGACGACCACCCGGTGGTGCGCGCCGGGCTCGCCGCGCTGCTCGCCGGGGACCGGGTCTACGTCGTCGGCCAGGCGGCCTCGGGCGAGGAGGCCCTGGCCTACGTGCCGGCCGCTCGCCCCGATGTGGTGCTCATGGACCTGAGGCTGGGGCCCGGCATCGACGGGGTGACCGCCACCGCGCGCTTGCTCGAGTTGCCGGAGCCGCCGGCGGTGCTCATCCTCACGACGTACGACACCGACGCCGACATCATTCGCGCCGTCGAGGCCGGCGCCGCCGGGTACCTCCTCAAGGACGCCCCGCTCGAGGCCATCCTCGGCGCGGTGGAGGCCGCCGCCCGCGGCGAGACCGTCCTCGCGCCCAGCGTGGCCGAGCGGCTGGTCACCGCGCTACGCAAGCCGCCGGCGGCCCTGTCCGACCGGGAGCTGGACGTGCTGCGCGCGGTCGCCGAGGGCAAGGCGAACCGGGCGATCGCCCGCACGCTGTTCATCTCCGAGGCGACGGTGAAGACCCACCTCGTGCACGTCTTCGAGAAGCTCGGGGTGGACAACCGTACGGCGGCGGTCACGGCCGCCCGCGATCGGGGCCTGTTGCCCTGA
- a CDS encoding sensor histidine kinase: MTEPAVALAASAERVGRAHRTAGSSAGRALILGQHGLFVALMVVATARALLGAAPSAAVAPLAGATAAWYAAGIPLGRRAAAGAAPAWTGYAWFAGLVALWVGLVVASAEYSWVAFPLYLLALHLLPRPWGWAAVAALAVVVIAVQLTSGTAPGGPGQVLGPVIGALVAVGAVVTYERVVAEADERARLLAELVAAQRDLLAANEDLAAAQRQAGALAERARLAHDIHDTLAQGFSSIVLLSRAGQGRDGTSGAGATPDVLAQIEATAVENLAEARRVVAALAPADLDQAPLAAALGRLLDRFGAQTGVRTSLSVDGSPLDVPTGHDVVLLRIAQGALANVRQHAGAQRVGISLSYAPDATTLDVVDDGRGFDPDATLRDAVGRPRGPARLRADGSGFGLAAMRARLADVRGELVIESEPGDGTAVSATIPLPAPARAIAQATAAMARAPVPSPEADGKADA; this comes from the coding sequence ATGACCGAGCCGGCCGTGGCCCTGGCGGCGAGCGCCGAGCGCGTTGGGCGAGCGCACCGCACCGCCGGCTCGAGCGCGGGGCGGGCGCTCATCCTCGGCCAACACGGGCTGTTCGTCGCCCTCATGGTCGTGGCGACCGCGCGGGCCCTGCTCGGCGCGGCGCCGTCGGCCGCGGTGGCGCCGCTCGCGGGGGCTACGGCCGCCTGGTACGCGGCCGGAATTCCCCTCGGCCGCCGGGCCGCGGCGGGCGCGGCCCCGGCGTGGACGGGGTACGCCTGGTTCGCCGGCCTGGTCGCCCTCTGGGTCGGCCTGGTCGTGGCCTCGGCCGAGTACTCCTGGGTCGCCTTTCCCCTCTATCTCCTGGCGCTGCACCTGCTCCCCCGCCCGTGGGGGTGGGCGGCGGTGGCCGCGCTGGCGGTGGTCGTCATCGCGGTGCAGCTCACGTCCGGCACGGCGCCCGGCGGCCCCGGTCAGGTCCTCGGCCCGGTCATCGGCGCCCTGGTGGCCGTCGGCGCCGTGGTCACGTACGAACGCGTGGTCGCCGAGGCGGACGAGCGAGCCCGCCTGCTCGCCGAGCTCGTCGCCGCGCAGCGGGACCTGCTCGCCGCCAACGAGGACCTCGCGGCCGCGCAGCGGCAGGCCGGCGCGCTCGCCGAACGCGCCCGGCTCGCCCACGACATCCACGACACCCTCGCCCAGGGCTTCTCCTCGATCGTCCTGCTCAGCCGGGCTGGGCAAGGACGAGACGGTACGTCGGGGGCCGGCGCCACCCCGGACGTGCTGGCGCAGATCGAGGCCACCGCGGTGGAGAACCTGGCGGAGGCGCGCCGCGTGGTCGCGGCCCTCGCCCCGGCCGATCTCGATCAAGCCCCGCTGGCCGCGGCCCTGGGGCGATTGCTCGACCGCTTCGGTGCGCAGACCGGCGTGCGGACGTCGCTGTCCGTCGACGGCTCCCCCCTCGACGTGCCGACCGGACACGACGTGGTGCTGCTGCGGATCGCGCAGGGTGCGCTCGCCAACGTGCGCCAGCACGCCGGGGCCCAGCGGGTGGGGATCTCACTGAGCTATGCCCCCGACGCGACGACCCTGGACGTCGTGGACGACGGGCGGGGCTTCGATCCCGACGCGACGCTGCGCGACGCGGTCGGCCGGCCGCGCGGGCCGGCCCGGCTGCGGGCCGACGGCAGCGGTTTCGGCCTCGCGGCGATGCGCGCCCGGCTCGCCGACGTGCGCGGCGAGCTGGTCATCGAGTCCGAGCCCGGCGACGGGACCGCGGTCTCGGCGACGATTCCGCTGCCCGCTCCCGCCCGGGCCATCGCCCAGGCGACTGCTGCGATGGCTCGCGCGCCGGTTCCCTCGCCGGAGGCCGACGGAAAGGCGGACGCATGA
- a CDS encoding MMPL family transporter encodes MTLADTDPSAQPAPAPAPTPRRRGASRPTPDPGGGARGTRRTVPAALTRRGACVALAIAVLLTAGLFGLLRGATNGTTSAAVPPDAESARVAATAGRFPDAGVGTVVAVVTRTDGGALTQADLAGATSLATRLGTQVDRPVRPPVPSQDGHAAAVLVPLVTADTNSATGERIEALRAVARAAATPGTQVQITGGPAFGADIAGAFSGANVRLLLATIGIVGLLLLITYRSPILMLLPLAVVGTADQIAAALAARLGDRLGWQFDAGILSVLVFGAGANYALLLISRYREELRRTADHRVALATAWRGTAGAIVASNLTVVLALLTLGLAALPATRGLGLASAVGLVVALLAVLFVLPPLLAVIGRRAFWPFVPRAAAAGDAGPAAADDAVAAHPADSPTTGVFGRVARTVVRRPAVVLAASLALLAVLATGLFGTRVGLTQVEKFRVASESATGLTTLAEHFPAGESQPHVVVARADQAQAVTQAAAAVPGVIRASPVATAPATATDPGLVRISVVGSAAPDTTESFRVVEELRAATHAVPGADALVGGPTATEFDARATNAADLRLVAPLVIGVVLVVLAVLLRALVAPVLLALVNVASALAALGAGTYVGTHLFGFPGLDAQLPLLAFLFLVALGIDYTIFLAHRTRGEAATWGTREGTVRAVAATGGVITSAGLVLAGVFAALGVLPLVVLGQLGLIVGLGVLIDTLLVRTVVVPALFALVGDVIWWPGTARNNAARTSAVRTGTSRTSDGAAADGGTATVRE; translated from the coding sequence ATGACGCTGGCCGATACCGACCCTTCCGCACAACCCGCCCCTGCTCCGGCTCCCACCCCACGCCGGCGCGGGGCTTCCCGGCCGACTCCCGACCCCGGCGGCGGCGCGCGCGGCACCCGCCGTACCGTCCCCGCGGCCCTCACCCGCCGCGGCGCGTGCGTGGCCCTCGCGATCGCGGTGCTGCTGACCGCTGGCCTGTTCGGCCTGCTCCGCGGCGCCACGAACGGCACCACGTCGGCGGCGGTCCCCCCGGATGCCGAGTCGGCGCGGGTGGCCGCCACAGCGGGACGGTTCCCGGACGCGGGCGTCGGCACCGTCGTCGCCGTCGTCACGCGCACCGACGGAGGCGCCCTCACGCAGGCCGACCTGGCGGGCGCGACGTCCCTGGCGACCCGGCTGGGGACGCAGGTCGACCGGCCGGTCCGCCCACCGGTACCCAGCCAGGACGGTCACGCGGCCGCCGTGCTCGTACCCCTCGTGACCGCCGACACCAACTCGGCAACCGGCGAACGGATCGAGGCGCTCCGCGCGGTAGCCCGGGCCGCCGCGACCCCCGGCACGCAGGTCCAGATCACCGGCGGGCCGGCGTTCGGTGCGGACATCGCGGGGGCGTTCTCGGGCGCGAACGTGCGGCTGCTGCTGGCCACGATCGGGATCGTGGGACTGTTGCTGCTGATCACCTACCGCTCCCCGATCCTCATGCTGCTTCCCCTGGCCGTGGTCGGCACGGCCGATCAGATCGCCGCGGCCTTGGCCGCGCGACTCGGGGACCGGCTCGGCTGGCAGTTCGACGCCGGCATCCTGTCCGTGCTGGTCTTCGGCGCGGGCGCCAACTACGCCCTGCTACTCATCTCGCGCTACCGCGAGGAGCTGCGCCGTACGGCGGACCACCGGGTCGCCCTGGCCACGGCGTGGCGGGGCACCGCCGGCGCGATCGTCGCCAGCAACCTCACCGTGGTGCTCGCCCTGCTCACCCTCGGGCTCGCCGCGCTGCCCGCCACCCGCGGCTTGGGGCTGGCCAGCGCGGTCGGGCTGGTGGTCGCCCTACTGGCCGTCCTGTTCGTGCTCCCCCCGCTCCTCGCGGTCATCGGGCGCCGCGCGTTCTGGCCGTTCGTGCCCCGGGCGGCCGCCGCCGGTGATGCCGGCCCCGCCGCCGCCGATGACGCCGTAGCCGCCCACCCCGCTGACTCGCCCACGACCGGCGTCTTCGGCCGCGTGGCGCGAACGGTCGTACGGCGCCCCGCGGTCGTCCTCGCCGCGAGCCTGGCGCTGCTCGCCGTCTTGGCCACCGGGCTGTTCGGCACCCGGGTCGGCCTCACCCAGGTCGAGAAGTTCCGGGTGGCCTCCGAGTCCGCCACGGGCCTCACGACCCTCGCCGAGCACTTCCCCGCCGGCGAATCCCAACCGCACGTCGTCGTCGCCCGCGCGGACCAGGCCCAGGCGGTGACGCAGGCGGCGGCCGCCGTACCGGGCGTCATCCGCGCCAGCCCCGTCGCCACGGCACCGGCCACGGCGACCGACCCCGGACTCGTGCGCATCTCCGTCGTCGGCTCGGCCGCGCCGGATACCACGGAGTCGTTCCGGGTGGTGGAGGAGCTGCGGGCCGCCACGCACGCCGTACCGGGCGCGGATGCCCTCGTCGGGGGTCCCACGGCCACGGAGTTCGATGCCCGCGCCACGAACGCCGCCGACCTGCGCCTGGTCGCGCCGCTCGTGATCGGGGTCGTCCTCGTCGTCCTGGCCGTTCTGCTGCGGGCGCTGGTTGCCCCGGTGCTCCTAGCCCTGGTCAACGTCGCGAGTGCGCTGGCGGCGCTGGGCGCGGGGACGTACGTCGGCACCCACCTGTTCGGATTCCCGGGGCTGGACGCCCAGCTCCCCCTGCTGGCGTTCCTCTTCCTCGTGGCCCTCGGCATCGACTACACGATCTTCCTCGCGCATCGGACCCGCGGCGAGGCGGCGACCTGGGGCACCCGCGAGGGCACCGTCCGGGCGGTCGCCGCCACCGGCGGGGTCATCACCAGCGCCGGCCTCGTGCTCGCGGGCGTCTTCGCCGCGCTGGGCGTGCTGCCGCTGGTCGTCCTCGGCCAGTTGGGCCTCATCGTCGGCCTCGGCGTGCTCATCGACACGCTGCTGGTGCGCACCGTCGTCGTACCGGCGCTGTTCGCCCTGGTCGGCGACGTCATCTGGTGGCCCGGCACCGCCCGGAACAACGCCGCCCGGACCAGTGCCGTCCGGACCGGCACCAGCCGGACCAGCGACGGCGCGGCGGCGGACGGCGGCACGGCTACCGTGAGGGAATGA